In one window of Helianthus annuus cultivar XRQ/B chromosome 17, HanXRQr2.0-SUNRISE, whole genome shotgun sequence DNA:
- the LOC110889093 gene encoding probable xyloglucan endotransglucosylase/hydrolase protein 33: MAFLQEKFLLLCLVILNSLLFPVSSRGPVYRPPPVEQLTDRFPRIRFTQGMSTLFGASNVHLKSNGSYADIILDKTSGSGLVSKNKYYHGFFSAAIKLPAGFTSGVVLAFYMSNADIFPHNHDEIDFELLGYAKRRQWVLQTNMYGNGSVHTGREEKVYLWFDPTQQFHQYTILWNNHHIVFLVDNVPVREVIHNKAISSVYPSKPMSLYATIWDASAWATNGGKYPVDYKHAPFVGSLGELEIVGCSMQKTNSTKAAAGCLKNTTVSSLDPVDGEEYARLSKQQMAGLNWVRSKHMYYSYCKDTTRYKVMPAECNAQ; this comes from the exons ATGGCTTTTCTGCAAGAAAAGTTTCTTCTTTTATGTCTTGTTATCCTTAACAGTTTACTCTTCCCAGTTTCATCTCGAGGTCCAGTTTATCGGCCACCGCCAGTTGAGCAATTAACAGATCGTTTCCCTCGTATACGCTTCACCCAAGGAATGTCCACATTATTTGGAGCATCAAATGTCCATTTGAAAAGCAATGGATCATATGCTGATATTATATTAGACAAAACCTCAG GTTCTGGATTGGTTTCAAAAAACAAATACTACCATGGATTTTTTAGTGCTGCAATAAAGTTGCCAGCCGGTTTTACTTCAGGGGTAGTACTAGCTTTCTAT ATGTCAAATGCGGATATATTTCCCCATAACCATGACGAAATCGACTTCGAATTGCTTGGATATGCGAAAAGAAGGCAATGGGTTCTTCAAACAAATATGTATGGAAATGGAAGTGTCCATACTGGAAGAGAAGAAAAAGTTTATCTCTGGTTTGACCCTACTCAGCAGTTTCATCAGTATACCATCCTTTGGAATAACCACCACATTGT GTTTCTAGTAGACAATGTGCCAGTGCGAGAGGTAATCCACAACAAAGCGATTTCGTCTGTGTACCCATCGAAGCCAATGTCACTATACGCAACCATATGGGATGCTTCGGCGTGGGCAACCAATGGAGGAAAGTACCCAGTTGACTATAAGCACGCACCATTTGTGGGATCATTGGGAGAACTTGAAATTGTTGGGTGTTCAATGCAGAAAACAAACTCAACAAAAGCTGCGGCCGGGTGCTTAAAGAATACAACGGTTTCAAGCTTGGATCCTGTGGATGGAGAAGAGTATGCAAGGTTATCGAAGCAACAGATGGCTGGTTTGAATTGGGTCAGGAGTAAACATATGTATTATTCGTATTGTAAGGATACAACACGATATAAAGTGATGCCAGCAGAGTGCAATGCTCAATAA
- the LOC110889097 gene encoding uncharacterized protein LOC110889097, with translation MWWRRWCFDGGCCGVTSSVSLGSSFLLRLKMTLMTGVAVDGGGGVVGLGFGSGFRYGSGRLTTRGQWRCYSGLRIFVGLVNHESDMFQLLQVQFGVLCFHSRLRIQIMLQEDSVQIMVSVRACSKLGQKLVQVDLFRVSGSSQGGQRVNLVSVRVNPVKPSPHGSTLGQQQSTLGQLTRPGMS, from the exons ATGTGGTGGAGGCGGTGGTGTTTTGATGGCGGCTGTTGTGGTGTTACGAGCTCCGTCAGTCTTGGCTCCAGCTTTCTTCTCCG GTTGAAGATGACGTTGATGACGGGGGTGGCAGTCGACGGCGGAGGAGGTGTTGTCGGCTTGGGTTTCGGTTCGGGTTTCAGATATGGTTCTGGCCGACTGACGACGCGGGGGCAGTGGCGGTGTTATTCTGGGCTCCGGATCTTTGTTGGTTTGGTCAACCACGAGTCCGACATGTTTCAGCTTCTTCAGGTTCAGTTTGGAGTTCTGTGTTTCCATTCAAGGTTGCGGATTCAGATTATGTTACAAGAAGATTCGGTTCAAATTATGGTTTCGGTTCGAGCTTGCAGTAAATTGGGTCAGAAATTGGTTCAAGTGGATTTGTTTCGGGTTTCAGGTTCGAGTCAAGGAGGTCAACGGGTCAACTTAGTTTCtgttcgggtcaacccggtcAAACCGAGTCCACACGGGTCAACACTTGGTCAACAGCAGTCAACACTCGGTCAACTCACGAGACCCG GAATGTcgtag